In one window of Lynx canadensis isolate LIC74 chromosome A3, mLynCan4.pri.v2, whole genome shotgun sequence DNA:
- the FLRT3 gene encoding leucine-rich repeat transmembrane protein FLRT3, with translation MISPAWSIFLIWTKIGLFLQVAPLLVMAKSCPSVCRCDAGFIYCNDRFLTSIPTGIPEDATTLYLQNNQINNAGIPSDLKNLLKVERIYLYHNSLDEFPTNLPKYVKELHLQENNIRTITYDSLSKIPYLEELHLDDNSVSAVSIEEGAFRDSNYLRLLFLSRNHLSTIPWGLPRTIEELRLDDNRISTISSPSLQGLTSLKRLVLDGNLLNNHGLGDKVFFNLVNLTELSLVRNSLTAAPVNLPGTNLRKLYLQDNHINRVPPNAFSYLRQLYRLDMSNNNLSNLPQGIFDDLDNITQLILRNNPWYCGCKMKWVRDWLQSLPMKVNVRGLMCQAPEKVRGMAIKDLNAELFDCKDSAVVSTIQITTAIPNTVYPAQGQWPAPVTKQPDIKNPKLTKDQRTTGSPARKTIIITVKSVTSDTIHISWKLVLPMTALRLSWLKLGHSPAFGSITETIVTGERNEYLVTALEPDSPYRVCMVPMETSNLYLFDEAPVCIETETAPLRMYNPTTTLNREQEKEPYKNPNLPLAAIIGGAVALVTIALLALVCWYVHRNGSLFSRNCAYSKGRRRKDDYAEAGTKKDNSILEIRETSFQMLPISNEPISKEEFVIHTIFPPNGMNLYKNNHSESSSNRSYRDSGIPDSDHSHS, from the coding sequence ATGATCAGCCCAGCCTGGAGCATCTTCCTCATCTGGACTAAAATTGGGCTGTTCCTTCAGGTGGCACCTCTCTTAGTTATGGCTAAATCCTGCCCATCTGTATGCCGTTGTGATGCAGGTTTCATTTACTGTAATGATCGCTTTCTGACATCCATTCCAACAGGAATACCAGAGGATGCTACAACACTCTACCTTCAGAACAACCAAATAAATAACGCTGGAATTCCTTCCGATTTGAAAAACTTgctaaaagtagaaagaatataCCTATACCACAACAGTTTAGATGAATTTCCTACCAACCTACCAAAGTACGTAAAAGAGTTACATTTGCAAGAAAATAACATAAGGACTATCACTTATGATTCACTTTCAAAAATTCCCTATCTGGAAGAATTACATTTAGATGATAACTCTGTCTCTGCTGTTAGCATTGAAGAAGGGGCATTCCGAGACAGCAACTATCTCCGACTGCTTTTCCTGTCCCGTAATCACCTCAGCACAATCCCTTGGGGTTTACCCAGGACTATAGAAGAACTACGCTTGGACGATAATCGCATATCCACTATTTCATCACCATCTCTTCAAGGTCTCACTAGCCTAAAACGCCTGGTTCTGGATGGAAACCTATTGAACAACCATGGTTTAGGTGATAAAGTTTTCTTCAACCTAGTCAACTTAACAGAACTGTCATTGGTGCGGAATTCCCTGACTGCTGCACCAGTAAACCTTCCAGGCACAAACCTGAGGAAGCTTTATCTTCAAGATAACCACATCAATCGGGTGcccccaaatgctttttcttatcTAAGGCAGCTGTATCGACTCGACATGTCCAATAACAACCTAAGTAATTTACCTCAGGGTATCTTTGATGATTTGGACAATATAACCCAACTGATTCTTCGCAACAATCCCTGGTATTGTGGGTGCAAAATGAAATGGGTACGTGACTGGTTACAGTCACTACCTATGAAGGTCAATGTGCGTGGGCTTATGTGCCaagccccagaaaaagttcgggGGATGGCTATCAAGGACCTTAATGCGGAACTGTTCGATTGTAAGGATAGTGCAGTGGTAAGCACCATTCAGATAACCACTGCAATACCCAACACAGTATATCCTGCTCAAGGACAGTGGCCAGCTCCAGTGACCAAACAACCAGACATTAAGAACCCCAAGCTCACTAAAGATCAGCGAACCACAGGGAGTCCAGcaagaaaaacaattataattacTGTGAAATCTGTCACCTCTGACACGATTCATATCTCTTGGAAACTTGTCCTACCTATGACTGCTTTAAGACTCAGCTGGCTCAAACTGGGCCATAGCCCAGCATTTGGATCTATAACAGAAACAATCGTAACAGGGGAACGCAATGAATACTTAGTCACAGCCCTGGAGCCTGATTCGCCATATCGAGTCTGCATGGTTCCCATGGAAACCAGTAACCTCTACCTATTTGATGAAGCCCCTGTTTGTATTGAGACTGAAACTGCACCCCTTCGAATGTACAACCCTACAACCACCCTTAAtcgagagcaagagaaagaaccTTACAAAAACCCCAATTTACCATTGGCTGCCATCATTGGTGGGGCTGTGGCCCTGGTCACCATTGCCCTTCTTGCTTTAGTGTGCTGGTACGTTCATAGGAACGGATCACTCTTCTCAAGGAACTGTGCGTACAgcaaagggaggagaagaaaggatgaCTATGCGGAAGCTGGCACTAAGAAGGACAACTCCATCCTGGAAATCAGGGAGACTTCTTTTCAGATGTTACCAATAAGCAATGAACCAATCTCAAAGGAGGAATTTGTAATACACACCATATTTCCTCCTAATGGAATGAATCTGTACAAAAACAATCACAGTGAAAGCAGTAGTAACCGAAGCTACAGAGACAGTGGTATTCCAGACTCAGATCACTCACACTCATGA